Below is a genomic region from Pleomorphomonas sp. T1.2MG-36.
GCTAACCGGTGCAGCTGCTCGCTCAAACTCTGCACCTGAGCGCTCAAGCGCTGTACCTGGTTGCTTATCTGCGCGTTCTCCGCGCGCGTAGTGGAGTACATCTGCTCCAT
It encodes:
- a CDS encoding MbeD/MobD family mobilization/exclusion protein, which codes for MEQMYSTTRAENAQISNQVQRLSAQVQSLSEQLHRLAR